A stretch of DNA from Triticum dicoccoides isolate Atlit2015 ecotype Zavitan chromosome 2A, WEW_v2.0, whole genome shotgun sequence:
GCATTAAAACAAACACCTCGTGGGCAAGAAATGAGGCAGCACAGAATGAGATCCAAAGGGAATTACGGAGGACACCTAAGCAGTGAAATTTTTGGAGGCAATCATCAAATCAATAAAGATGCTATATAGCAGGAGGAAAGGGGCTAGCAGAAAAAGGTGACATGGTGTAAGAGGAAGAGCTAGCAGCCGCATGCAAGGAGAAGAAGGGCAGCGTGCTTGCTGTGTCGTGTGCAAGGGAGGAGCACGAACTTAAATACCGGTGGCGGCGCGGGATGCTCGTCCTTCTGCAGTCCGTGGCGACCGTGGTCGAACCAACGCCGCCGTGACCACCACTAGCAGTGTGGTCGCGACCACCACTTGCAGCGCCGCCGCGACCACCACCTGCTGCGCTGCCCCGACATCGAGGCCACACGCCTGATCAAAATGCTTCGCGTCTGAATCCATTCTCGCCGATCTAACCCGCTGAGCATCATGCCGCCGACCACCAAGCCAGGTGCCGCCCGCCATTCACCGTCAAACTGCCGCTCAACACTCACGAGCTGTTGAGGAACTAGGGAGTGGGGACACCGGGTCGTGGCCTCGTGGGCTACCATGAAACGGTTTGTAGCTTTCGGTGGGGTGGGTAGCGGACTGGCGGTGGTCTCTGGCCCGGGTGGGACCGAGGGAGTCTGGCTCGCTGGATGGATCGGGGTGAAGAATTATTTATTCTTCACCCTACGTTCTTAATGAttttctctctctctatatatatagggTTGCTCACCGTTGAAGAGActgcggagcgctctgctcgcgtccccccGCACGTGCTCTGCCAACGGTTGGGCATGCGCACaatcacgtcgggggccccatatgcatgcggttgtgccgcgcgcgttgccacgcgatgcagttgtGGCgcaatggagttacgcgctgcaaattagaactgccatcatagcctgccgatattcctggtcgtccggcttcccctttaattcccgcggccattataaccttagtctcttcaacctttcgatcacgccccacaacacaacaagcacacccacgacgacacatagagaggggatgtccagcggcgctccaatggagtttggcgagcatagagtggacacccacgcgagggagatggatctttcggtggtgtacaccattgacCCGGCCGTGGTgaacgactacatcaacaacgttggGCAGTTGCTTGCtgaagacaagtacaaggtggtcggcatcgacctcgagtacaccgctGGTCGTctcggcatagatcagaaggtcaccatcgcccagttgtgcgtgcgacatcaTGTCCTCATTTACAACTACTGCATGGCcatagagccttgcgaccgtttcaacaggtttgtcaacagcaccgactacaagttcgccacggtggaaaccaccgacgatgtaaaagcacTCAGTGTTacaggcttggcctgcaagaaccttgttgaaatccatgaccactacagggtctggggcagcacgaagaaggactccctggtcgaacttgcctcggccatcatcgacccctactacgaaaaggtgaagcaggatgcccagagaacaagtcccctatcctagcacagggcctggatgcgtgataacccacaagtataggggatcaattgtagcctctttcgataagtaagagtgttgaacccaacgaggagttaaaaggtagaacaaatattccctcaagttctatcgaccatcgatacaactctacgcacgcttaacattcgctttacctagaacaagtatgaaactagaagtactttgtaggtgttgttggataggtttgcaagataataaagagcgcgtaaataacaactaggggctgtttatatgaagacacaactaagttagtttcagtagagagcttgttgtcacacaagaaagttatttatccctaggcaatcgataactagatcggtaatcattattgcaattttatttgagggagaggcataagctagcatactttctcttcttggatcatatgcaattatgattggaactctagaaagcatccgcaactactaaagatcattaaggtaaaacccaaccatagcattaaagtatcaagtccttttTATTCCCATactcaaacaacctacttactcgggtccatgcttttgtcactcacgccacccaccataagcaaatcatgaacatattgcaaaccctatagcggggatcctcacgcttgcgcgacatggagagcaccataggacaacaccaataataaaacatgcaactcaaatcaatcacgatcatcgattaacccataggacaaaacagatctactcaaacatcataggataaccatacatcattgggaaataatatatagcattgagcaccatgtttaagtagagattacagcgggtaaaagaggggttacaccactgcatagaggggggacgagttggtgatgagggcggtgacgttgttggtgtagattgtggtgatgatgatggccctggcggcgttccgtcgccactgggagagagggggagagagcccccttcttcttcttcttcttcttcttcttcttcttcttcttcttccttgacctcccccctagatgggagaagttcCCCtcgggtccatggcctccatggcacgggaggggcgagagccccttcgtgattggatctgtctctctgttctctctgtttccgcgctccctgattctgccctttcaccgtttcttaaactcCCGGAGATCCgcaactccaattgggctgaaattttaacgcgatctctatccggatattagatttcttgcagcgaaagaagggcatcaaccgccttacggggtgaccacgagggcccagggcgcgcctgaccccctggggcgcgccccctgcctcgtggccccctcgggcatcgtctcgcgttgatttttcttcccaaaaatcacatatattccaaaaaatctccatcaattttatcccatttggactccgtttgatatgatttactgcaaaacaaaaaacatgcaacaaataggaactggcactgggcactagatcaatatgttagtcccaaaaatattataaaaagttgccaaaagtatatgaaagttgtataatattggcatggaacaatcaaagttatatatacgacggagacgtatcagcatccccaagcttaattcctgctcgccctcgagtacgtaaatgataaaaaagataatttttgatgtggaatgctacctagcataatcttgatcatgtaatctaatcatggcatgaatattaagacatgagtgattcaaagcaatagtctatcatttgacattaagacaataatacttcaagcatactaataaagcaatcatgtcttttcaaaataacatggccaaagaaagttatccctacaaaatcatatggtctggctatgctccatattcaccacGCAAAACATTcaaatcacgcacaaccccgatgataagccaagcaattgtttcatacttttgatgttctgaaacattttcaactttcacgcaatacatgagcttgagccatggacatagcactatagatggaatagaatatgatggtggaggttgtgtggagaagacaaaaagggagaaagtctaacatcaacgcagctaatcaacgtgctatagagatgcccatcaattgatgtcaatgcgaggagtagggattgccatgcaacaaatgcactggagctataagtgtatgaaagctcaaactgaaaactaagtgggtgtgcatccaacttgcttgctcatgaagacctcgggcatttgaggaagcccatcatcggaatatacaagccaagttctataatgaaaatttccactagtatatgaaagtgataacccaggagactctctctatgaagaacatggtgctactctgaagcacaagtgtggtaaaaggatagtaacattgtcccttctctcttttctctcactttttttctctttttttgtaggcttatttggcctatcttttttttggggggggggcctctttggccacttttattttgataacctcacatgggacagtgttctaataatgatgatcatcacacttttatttacttacaattcaatattacaactcgatactagaacaaagatatgactctatatgaatgcctccagcggtgtaccaggatgtgcagtgatctagcgtagcaatgacataaaaacggacaagccatgaaaacatcatgctagctatcttacgatcatgcaaagcaatatgacaataaatgctcaagtcatgtatatgatgatgatggaagttgcatggcaatatatctcggaatggctatggaaatgccatgataggtagatatggtggctgttttgaggaagatataatgtggcttatgtgtgatagagcgtatcgtatcacggggtttggatgcaccgacgaagtttgcaccaactctcgaggtgagaaagggtaatgcacggtaccaaagaggctagcaatgatggaagggtgagagtgcgtataatccatggactcaacattagtcataaagaactcacatactcattgcaaaaatctattagtcatcgaaacaaagtactacacgcatgctcctagggggatagattggtaggaaaagaccatcgctcgtccccgaccgccactcataaggaagacaatcaataaatacctcatgctccaacttcgttacataacggttcaccatacgtgcatgctacgggaatcacaaacttcaacacaagtatttctacaatccacaactacccactagcatgactctaacaccaccatctttatatcgcaaaactattggaaggaatcaaacatattatattcagtgatctacaagttttatgtaggattttatgactaaccatatgaatgaccaattcctgtcatctctctaaatagatataagtgaagcaagagagtttaattctttctacaaaagatatgcccacgctctaacaaatataagtgaagcaaaagagcattctacaaatggcgtttttctatgtgaagagaaataggtaatccaaacttcaaaagatataagtgaagcacatgaagcattctataaagccatactcaactgatataagtgaagtgcaatgagcattctataaatcaaccaaggactatctcataccagcatggtgcataaaataaaagtgaaaactaaatgcaaaagatgctccaaggtttgcacatatcgcatgaacaaaacgaatccgaaaatataccgatatttgttgaagaaagatgggatgcctttcggggcatccccaagcttagatgcttgactctccttgaatatttacttgggtttccttggtcatcccaagtttgagctcttgcctctcctccttctcctcatatcgagacctcctcgatctttgatcacttcatccacacaaaactcaacagaaagctcggtaagatccattagtataataaagcaaattactactctaagtactgttgcaaaccaattcatattttgtttttgcattgtagctactgtaatataacttttccatggcttaatccgttgatagaaatcgatagtttcatcaaaacaagcaaactatgcatcaaaaagagAATCTGCCTTAAACAGGACatcctgtagtaatctgaacattcaccatacttatgttagttcaaacattctgaaaaattaggaaaataaacaatttgtatagaaagacagtgcaaaaagtttcagaactgtttgatgttccagtaaaaaatgtaaaatcgcacactacagccaaagtttctgttctgcaccgcacaaaccaacaagcaatgtaaacatcctaaaggcaaatgttggcacattatttttataatacaatggaattgtacaaggggataattatttttgtttaaaattttctgtaatcaagattcacaaagtctccgtgagcatgaacaaagttcaaggagctcccccacttcaacagtgcttgtctctctcactttcactttcctttttgaaaagttttgggttccctctttatttttttgtttttaaactatataaaagcactcaacagaaataaatgactctctaaaacttctgggttgtctccctggcaacgctttctttaaagccattaagctagacataaggtgctcaagtaatgaatccacccggatcccaaggtatatcaaagccaattttaattaacaatgatttgtgatttagtagtgagcacaaagtaacatatatcatgcaacaacaaagtatagctctctttctatgcatcggcatgtcataaaagaacaattcatgctcacatagtaaaggccaatgcatagtataaatagtttcttgcaattttatcatattggaaacatggagaggcggagatgtagttcctttctcataataattgcaagtaggagcagcaatcacatgcatattatatctatcaaaatcatcatgtgtagtagtaaaacgcaacccatcaatataatccttaataagggcaaacttctccgatatagtgtagtcgggagaattcaaaaagataataggactatcatgcatgggtgcaatagcaacaatttcatgtttaacataaggaactatagcaagttcatctccataagcataattaatattggcatcttggccacaagcatagcaagcatcatcaaaaagggatatttcaaaagaatcaacaagatcataacaatcatcatagcaatcatccttcggtaagcatgaagggaaattaaacaatgtatgagttgaagagttactatcattagaaggtgggcacgggtagctaatacgctcatcctccttttgttcttcgctctcctcatcatctttttcatccaatgagcccacattttcatcaatttcttcttccatagactcctgcaaaatattagtctcttcttggacagcggagactctctcaataaaatcatcaatatgggAATTgagttcataattttcatagcaatatttaagtatagcaaaattttcaggcctgtaaacagcatcatcaagattttcacactctttaaacaaagattcaatttcataagcacccataaaagcaacgaattcttctattcttccacatcatagtaatcatatataccattaccataagaagctaaggtttcattatcattaatttcgcatgaaaagggaaggtgtggagccttcatcctagagcaacaagtataatcatatctcaagcatagttgccgagcataccaatgcaacatataaattcgatcccataatagtttccctttttgagccaagcgataatccctaaagtattcacgttgatccaacgtgtctcccattatataattgaatggggttttctcaggattatcaaagtagtacatattatttttcacataatgagcattgagggttttaggaggttccccatctccatgagtaacaAGTACACCTaacttttttggtatttcgtgttccatatcaataactaaagatagagaacaacttagaacatcaactaaaaattacttagtgatatagcaaacaagcacacacgataatatccccccacgctataactccccggcaacggcgccagaaaaaggtcttaataacccacaagtataggggattaattgtagcctcttttgataagtaagagtgtcgaacctaacgaggagctaaaggtagaacaaatattccctcaagttctatcgaccaccaatacaactctacgcacgcttaatgttcgctttacctagaacaaatatgaaactagaactactttgtaggtgttgttggataggtttggaagataataaagggcgcgtaaataaaaactaggggatgtttagatgaagacacaactaagttagttttagtagagagcttgttgtcacacaaggaagttatttgtccctaggcaatcgagaactagaccggtaatcattattgcaattttatttgagggagaggcataagataacatactttatcttcttggatcatatgcacttatgattggaactctagcaagcatccgcaactactaaagatcattaaggtaaaacccaaccatagcattaaagtatcaagtcctctttattcccatactcaaacaacctacttactcgggtctatgcttctgtcactcacgccacccaccataagcaaatcatgaacatattgcaaaccctacagcggggatccctcgcgcttgcgacacggagagcaccataggacaacaccaataataaaacatgcaactcaaaccaatcacgatcatcaattaacccataggacaaaccggatctactcaaacatcataggataaccaaacATCATTGGGaattaatatatagcattgagcaccatgtttaagtagagattacagcaggtaaaagaggggttacaccgctacatagatggggaagagttggtgatgagggcggtgaaattgttggtgtagattgcagtgatgatgatggccccggcggcgttccggcgccaccgggagagagggggagagagacccccttcttcttcttcttcttcttcttctaccttgaccttccccctagatgggagaagggttttccctctggtccatggcctccatggcacgggaggggcgagagcccctccgagattggatctgtctctctgtctctctctgtttctgcgctctgcCCTTtcgccgtttcttaaattcccggagatccgtaactctgattgggctgaaattttaacacaacctctatccggatattagctttcttacggcgaaagaagggcatcaaccaccttacagggtggctacgagggcccagggcgcgcctgaccccctggggtgcgcttgaccccctggggcgcgccccctacctcgtggccccctcgggcatcgtctcgtgttgttttttcttccccaaaatcacatatattccaaaaaaatctccgtcggtttttatcccgattggactccgtttgatatggatttactgcgaaacaaaaaacatgcaacaaacaggaactgacagtgGGCACTggttcaatatgttagtcccaaaaatattataaaaattatagatacgatggagacataacaATGCGGCAACTGGACGAACCTCACCCCAAgttcgcggccaagagcatgtacacatgctatgagatgcacatgcggatcgttgacatgaggaagtgcctcgttacccaaatcgatgaGCCCGGATTGAGCCACAagaagagcaagcgtcacaagaagtagatgatgatcagatgatcatttatgctagttaatcgtgcatgtaatatatagtttactttattggtgtgtggaaatgtcatgcgtgtagtagccacctatgtaattatgcatgtaatagtttacttttgtgtgtgcaaatgccatggttgtagtagccacctatgtaagtggatgtttaatttggttatgcaagcatgtccttacacacacacacacacacacacacacacacacacacatatatatatatatatataaacactattctgatcacgggatcagaataatattctgatcacaacctgacctgcctcgctagtagtacgttgaacttccgtgtgaactaggttgaacttccgccaactttGCCCAAACggggcttgctatataccgttgaaaagctatgaacatcagtatcatgacccaagttaaatttttggcaaaatataagcggtttaagagcagttttgaaaaccattttttcttcacacaaaaaacgtgaatcgtattttcgatcgcatttctaaaccgtttatcggaatgaggcatataatatggcattggaaagctactgcaaaaccgctccttccacatgttgaaagttttctctaattccctatggttaaagagtaatttgaaaaaacgtataatttcgtaaaccgaacagctaagttagttttttcgatgtcatttctaaacggctaatccaatggaagcatatgatatggcgttggaaagcttatgaaaatgcgctactttttcatcttgaaagttttttttctaattttgaatggtttaatagtaatttagaaaatggtccaagtcctaccgacttcgtatttttgagctaattgtTTAACCGtgtgtccgaatgcagcaaatgatatggcgttggaaagctttgaacaaatgcgaaactttttggtatgtattgtttctccctattctttacggttttaagtcagtttcaaaaatggcgaaaaacgtattttcaccgtcatttctacaaactttatcggaattgggcaaataatataccattgaaaagctacggaaaatgcgaaactttttcatgttgatggttttccctgattcctagccgttttcaagtaatttcgaaaatggcgggatcgttcgttctgcctctatcgcgaaacaggttcttcaaaaatgcaccgcgtgaagaacctgaacttctcggtgcgtgttcctgaacttcactctgtttttcacgtgattttttgctAGTAGATCTTCATCCActtctcgtagctctccatccactcaccggaattgagcgggtgatatactgatggaaagctgctgtaaacatgcaactttcccgtattaatcgttttttcatactcgcgacgattttaa
This window harbors:
- the LOC119354920 gene encoding uncharacterized protein LOC119354920, whose amino-acid sequence is MAGGTWLGGRRHDAQRVRSARMDSDAKHFDQACGLDVGAAQQVVVAAALQVVVATTLLVVVTAALVRPRSPRTAEGRASRAATGVLRNSLWISFCAASFLAHEVFVLMPEWELLLTMCSKKTLNSDILIGTLHFFHWWVVIDSQ